A single window of Nicotiana sylvestris chromosome 5, ASM39365v2, whole genome shotgun sequence DNA harbors:
- the LOC104216400 gene encoding uncharacterized protein produces MATLMYHMFSSSALLSLGLYHLISTTRNHHLKSPRGDYTAKPYHPISAFSSRLRHLPLYLLLLCLLISLIHQSFISFDADPLLKGRTPVHRFTSLQAAAVIFSFLLLTLVLLISESTSLLPLPPDLFFALASALFYLHYSVSSNSASVQTSDLQAKCDSVSANISLLSSLLCLLIAFQPRLFLADVALAGSVCLQGLWVLQTGLSLYVDAFIPDGCHKLLDVVTGVEGSTKCDLEDSKLRAVAILDLVFVLHVLFVLLVVIVTYAAVAKTVGIRRFGSYEALPNPNTADSNHIQMKALTGTQA; encoded by the coding sequence ATGGCAACCCTGATGTATCACATGTTCTCCTCGTCTGCACTGCTATCCCTCGGACTCTACCACCTCATTTCCACCACCCGAAACCACCACCTCAAATCTCCTCGTGGTGACTACACCGCCAAACCCTACCACCCCATCTCCGCCTTCTCCTCCCGTCTCCGCCACCTCCCTTTATATCTCCTCCTCCTCTGCCTCCTCATCTCCTTAATCCACCAATCCTTTATCTCTTTCGACGCCGATCCTCTCCTCAAAGGCCGCACTCCTGTCCACCGCTTCACCTCTCTCCAAGCCGCTGCCGTCATTTTCTCTTTCCTCCTCTTAACCCTCGTTCTCCTTATCTCCGAGTCAACTTCGCTCCTCCCGCTCCCTCCCGATCTCTTTTTTGCCCTAGCATCCGCACTTTTCTACCTCCACTACTCCGTCTCCTCAAACTCCGCCTCCGTTCAGACCTCCGATCTTCAAGCCAAGTGCGATTCCGTTTCCGCTAACATTTCCTTACTCTCCTCTCTTCTCTGTCTCCTCATCGCCTTTCAACCCAGGCTTTTCCTCGCTGACGTGGCGCTCGCGGGTTCGGTGTGTCTACAGGGTCTGTGGGTACTACAGACAGGACTTTCGCTCTACGTTGATGCTTTCATACCTGATGGTTGTCATAAGCTGTTGGATGTTGTGACTGGAGTTGAGGGATCTACCAAGTGTGATCTCGAGGATTCTAAGCTCAGGGCTGTCGCTATCCTCGACTTGGTCTTTGTGCTCCATGTGCTGTTTGTGTTACTCGTCGTGATTGTTACTTATGCTGCTGTTGCTAAAACTGTTGGTATCAGGAGATTTGGCTCTTATGAGGCACTGCCCAACCCCAACACTGCTGACTCCAATCATATACAGATGAAGGCTTTGACCGGAACTCAGGCTTGA